The Chryseobacterium sp. LJ668 genome segment AAAATCCACTGTACAAAATGTATGGGAAGGAAATAAAGATGTTACAAGTCAGGAGACCTGCCTATTTCTTTAGATAAAAACTTTCGCAATTAGAAGTTTGTTGATCTGATAGTCTAAGTTCGGGAATTTCTTGCTCCTGACCAATCTGTTGTTTCAATCTATTTCATTTTCGCATTAATTTAATAATGAAATATGACTACAGAAGAAAGAATTGAAGCCTCCGAAACCCGAATCTTTAAAGCGGTTTTTCCCAACACGACCAATCACTACGACACACTTTTCGGCGGAACTGCAATGCAGCTGATGGATGAAGTTGCCTTTATTACGGCGACCCGTTTTGCAAGAAAACGTGTGGTAACCGTAAGCAGCGATAAGATTGACTTTAAAAAACCAATTCCTGCCGGAACCATTGTCGAGCTGATTGGAAAAGTGGCCCACGTTGGAAAAACCAGTATGAAAGTGAATGTAGAAATCTATACCGAGCAAATGTATTCTTACGAAAGGGAAAAAGCAATTGTGGGTGATTTTACTTTTGTGGCCATTGATGAATTTAAGAAACCCATTCAGATACTATAATTTTTAAACAGTTTCGGCGGGCCTTTGGCCCGCCGAAACTGTTTAAAAATATCTAAAACTCTATCCGCAGATCATAATGATGGCTTACCAGAATAATCACTTTATCATTGTATTCACTTATGACGGCTTCAGCATCTGTAAATGTATCATCGTCATTTTTCTTATAGACCTTTATCTCACCAAAGCCGAGAATATCTCTCAGAATTTCCAAGGAATAATGATTTTCGCTCTGGTGATAAGTAAGATCGTCTGCTGCAAAATCGATATACTGCATGATAATTATTTTAATTGTTATGAAAAGAAATAGATTTTCCTTATCCGTTTAAAGCTATTATCATTCCAAAATCTAACAGATATTCTACTCTTTTACCTTAAAATGAGATGTCAACGAGAACATTTATTGAGGATTTACTCATTATTTACAATCCAAATTAAAAATAATTATACTGAAAATCAATACATTATATAATTTAATAAAATAATTTCACTACTTTGTATTGCATATTACCATTTTAATTACATATCTTTGTAATGTAGAATCGGAGAAGGTTTAACTAGCTAGAAACTTAACCCGGTTTTATATAACTTATAACAAAACTTATTAAAGATGAATACTGAAAATACCAAAGCGCAAATGCGAAAAGGGATTCTGGAATTCTGCATTTTAAGTCTTATCAACAATCGCGAAATGTATGTTTCTGATTTGATAGATGAACTGAAAAAAGGAAAACTGGATGTTGTGGAAGGAACCCTCTACCCTCTTTTAACAAGACTGAAAAACGGAGAATTTCTTTCTTACAGATGGGAAGAATCTACAGGAGGACCACCAAGAAAATACTACCAGATTACAGAAAAAGGTAAAACTTTTTTAGAAGAACTGCAAAACACCTGGAAAGAACTCACAGATTCTGTAAACCAAATCACTCAAAAAATTTAAAAAAACAAAGCTATGAACAAGACACTCTCAATAGGACTCGCAGGTTTTTCTTTCACAATAGAGGAACATGCATATATAAAGCTCAGTGATTATCTTAATGCACTTAGAAGCTCTTTAGAAGCTTCTGAAGCAGATGAAGTAATGCGAGACATAGAAATCAGAATGGTTGAAATCTTCAGAGATTCTTTGGATAAACGTGAAGTAATCAATGATACTGATGTAGAAAGAGTAATCGCTCAGATTGGAACTCCGGAAAAAATCGAAGAACAGGAAGAAGCTTATTACTCTGAGAAGAACTCAAATTCAAGAAGAAATAACTTTACAGGAACTACACAAACCGACAAAAGACAATTGTTCCGTGATCCTGAAAGACAAAAAATTGCAGGAGTCTGCGCAGGTTTAGCAGCTTATTCAGGATTGGATATTACTTGGATGAGATTGATTTGGGTGGGTGCATTTATATTTCTTTGGGTTGCTCCTGGATCATCTTTCTTAGTGATTATTTTATACTTCATTCTTTGGGCAGTTTTACCAAAAGCAGAAACTGCTTCAGATTTTTTGAAAATGAAGGGTAAACCGTTAAATTTTGACAATCTGAAAGAAGAATCAAGCAAAATTGTACAGTTTGCTAACGAAACCACCACAAGAGCGGGAGAAATCTATATGGAGAATAAACCTTACATTAATAATGCTGGAAGTGGAGTTTGGAATATTTTAAAATACTTGTTGGGAGGATTCTTCGCATTTATGGCAGTTTCTAGCATTATTGGAGTATTCATTCTATTCGGTCTTTTTGGAATAGATTCAAATTTTCCAGGAGCAAATGAAATGAAATTCCTATTTGATGACGATGGATTATACACTGTATTTACTGCGCTAATCATTATAGCATCATTGATTCCTACAATATTGTTCAGCTTACTAAGCATCAAGATTTTTTCTCCAAAAACTAAATTGAGAAATATTGGTTGGGTAATTGGGGTGCTCTTTCTAACAGTTATAGCATTAGGTACTTATTTTGGAGTGAGCATGGCAAAAAGAGAAATGTTTCTGAAAGGACAAAAAGAAGACACTGAAGAGGTAGCCATCAATACTTTATCTGATACAATTTATGTGGATATGAAAAGTATAACAATACCGCAGAACTTCACTGCATACGACGACGATCTTTTTTCTGATAAAATATCTGTTTATGAAAAAGATTGGATCCATGTTGATGTTACGAGAAAAGCAGATATCAAAACGCCATATTTAATTATTAAAAAAGAAGCGAAAGGTTATAATATTCCTTTGAACGCCACTGTTCCTGTAGAAATCGTTGGCAATAAGGTGATCCTTCCTAATTACATTAAATATCCTTATGAACACCGTTTCAGAGATTA includes the following:
- a CDS encoding acyl-CoA thioesterase, which codes for MTTEERIEASETRIFKAVFPNTTNHYDTLFGGTAMQLMDEVAFITATRFARKRVVTVSSDKIDFKKPIPAGTIVELIGKVAHVGKTSMKVNVEIYTEQMYSYEREKAIVGDFTFVAIDEFKKPIQIL
- a CDS encoding PadR family transcriptional regulator — protein: MNTENTKAQMRKGILEFCILSLINNREMYVSDLIDELKKGKLDVVEGTLYPLLTRLKNGEFLSYRWEESTGGPPRKYYQITEKGKTFLEELQNTWKELTDSVNQITQKI
- a CDS encoding PspC domain-containing protein: MNKTLSIGLAGFSFTIEEHAYIKLSDYLNALRSSLEASEADEVMRDIEIRMVEIFRDSLDKREVINDTDVERVIAQIGTPEKIEEQEEAYYSEKNSNSRRNNFTGTTQTDKRQLFRDPERQKIAGVCAGLAAYSGLDITWMRLIWVGAFIFLWVAPGSSFLVIILYFILWAVLPKAETASDFLKMKGKPLNFDNLKEESSKIVQFANETTTRAGEIYMENKPYINNAGSGVWNILKYLLGGFFAFMAVSSIIGVFILFGLFGIDSNFPGANEMKFLFDDDGLYTVFTALIIIASLIPTILFSLLSIKIFSPKTKLRNIGWVIGVLFLTVIALGTYFGVSMAKREMFLKGQKEDTEEVAINTLSDTIYVDMKSITIPQNFTAYDDDLFSDKISVYEKDWIHVDVTRKADIKTPYLIIKKEAKGYNIPLNATVPVEIVGNKVILPNYIKYPYEHRFRDYSIDYELVIPQNAVVIPLKKDQINFDGDTDGNGINDNEEDENEDENGNISIEKNKISINGATIEYSDNDKDSVIINGKKYQKNEAKKIMDTMKMNIDNMKDVDIKIKGDKKEFSIKTK